Proteins from a genomic interval of Fundulus heteroclitus isolate FHET01 chromosome 21, MU-UCD_Fhet_4.1, whole genome shotgun sequence:
- the mynn gene encoding myoneurin isoform X2 — MNLSSTRQAAVRQAAIFLGMSEATKYLEKVPGWSESGETSQSDPEKEAGVSPPSPGSPTSPVPLSIASVGGDAQEEGPEGKVHDFNPKDEDLEMEDGSDEDYAVSTPRGLGRGPGRRPGRRPRSFGGEPVEQSGSTDGAPKSRRGRGRPRGSGRGRGRGRGASRSDDVSAGDSDSSLKDLGETPADLGDTSADWSPSREDEPPVKRPRRSSGEARRGRGRGRGRGRGRGRGHGRRKMEADEDEEEESGELGADDGEAGEQAPLDVSEMSLTCSECNKLFKDVSSLRRHEKIHKGLKPFSCIFCSKTFRQATQLKTHLRIHTGEKPFTCSNCDKCFAQKCQLVAHRRMHHGEEKPYTCERCGFKFATSSNYKIHIRLHSGEKPYVCDICGQAFAQSSTLTYHKRRHTGEKPYQCDLCGMSFSVSSSLIAHARKHTGETPYKCTQTNCDAKFATSSELKKHLRRLHPDGNSGVQCLLCGNRFASVKNMIKHQEKAHADEVRQHKERARAVVLLASSHPVAFVQSKLSQENKSLVSIPEVEPSNPEPSTPDPKASEPSAASSDGPPAEPAPIIQDFKTEPDHHPLTAAAQPVTFDTDQEQTINSDTLHALVEQLRPAASPATGLEQIIIIKTVDPAEAAPPQQ; from the exons CACCCGGCAGGCGGCTGTGCGCCAAGCGGCCATTTTCCTGGGAATGTCCGAGGCCACCAAGTACCTGGAGAAAGTCCCCGGCTGGTCGGAGTCGGGCGAAACCTCCCAGTCCGACCCGGAGAAAGAAGCGGGGGTCTCTCCTCCGAGCCCCGGCAGCCCCACGTCTCCGGTCCCTCTGTCCATCGCCTCCGTCGGCGGGGACGCCCAGGAGGAGGGCCCCGAGGGGAAGGTCCACGATTTCAACCCCAAGGACGAAGATCTAGAGATGGAAGACGGAAGCGACGAGGATTACGCAGTTTCCACCCCCAGAGGGTTGGGGCGGGGGCCGGGCAGGAGGCCGGGCAGGAGGCCCCGGAGCTTCGGCGGGGAGCCGGTGGAGCAGAGCGGCTCGACCGACggcgcccccaagagccgcagGGGCAGGgggagacccagaggaagcgggagggggagagggagagggaggggagcCTCCAGGAGCGACGACGTGTCTGCGGGGgattctgactccagcctgaaGGACTTGGGAGAAACTCCCGCCGACTTGGGGGACACCTCCGCCGACTGGAGCCCGTCGCGCGAAGACGAGCCGCCGGTGAAGAGGCCCAGACGGAGCAGCGGGGAGGCGAGGAGGGGGCGGGGCCGCGGGAGGGGCAGGGGGCGGGGCAGAGGGCGGGGCCACGGCAGGAGGAAGATGGAGGCGGacgaggatgaggaggaggagagcgggGAGCTGGGAGCGGACGACGGGGAGGCGGGGGAGCAGGCCCCGCTGGACGTGAGCGAGATGTCGCTGACGTGCAGCGAGTGCAACAAGCTGTTCAAAGACGTGAGCAGCCTGCGGCGCCACGAGAAGATCCACAAAGGCCTGAAGCCGTTCTCCTGCATCTTCTGCTCCAAGACCTTCAGGCAGGCCACGCAGCTGAAGACTCACCTGCGCATCCACACAG GTGAGAAGCCGTTCACCTGCAGCAACTGCGACAAGTGTTTCGCTCAGAAGTGCCAGCTGGTCGCTCACCGCAGGATGCACCACGGCGAGGAGAAGCCGTACACCTGCGAGCGCTGCGGCTTCAAGTTCGCCACGTCGTCCAACTACAAAATCCACATCAG ACTCCACAGCGGAGAGAAGCCGTACGTCTGCGACATCTGCGGCCAGGCCTTCGCTCAGTCCAGCACGCTGACGTACCACAAGAGGCGGCACACCGGGGAGAAACCCTACCAGTGCGACCTGTGCGGGATGTCCTTCTCCGTGTCCTCGTCTCTGATCGCCCACGCCAGGAAGCACACAG GCGAGACGCCGtacaaatgcacacaaacaaactgtGACGCCAAATTTGCGACGTCCTCTGAGCTCAAGAAGCACCTGAGGAGACTCCACCCTG ACGGGAACTCTGGCGTTCAGTGTCTGCTGTGTGGAAACCGCTTCGCCAGCGTGAAGAACATGATCAAGCACCAGGAGAAGGCCCACGCTGATGAAGTTCGGCAGCACAAAGAGCGGGCCCGGGCCG TGGTGCTGCTGGCCTCCAGCCACCCGGTGGCGTTCGTTCAGAGCAAACTCTCGCAGGAGAACAAGAGTTTGGTTTCCATCCCGGAAGTGGAGCCCAGCAACCCCGAACCCTCCACCCCCGACCCCAAAGCCTCGGAGCCGTCCGCCGCCTCGTCTGACGGCCCGCCCGCCGAGCCCGCCCCCATCATCCAGGACTTCAAGACGGAGCCGGACCACCACCCCCTGACCGCCGCCGCCCAGCCCGTGACCTTTGACACCGACCAGGAGCAGACCATCAACTCGGACACGCTCCACGCGCTGGTGGAGCAGCTGCGGCCGGCGGCGTCGCCCGCCACGGGCCTGGAgcagatcatcatcatcaagacGGTGGACCCGGCGGAGGCGGCGCCGCCCCAGCAGTGA
- the lrrc34 gene encoding leucine-rich repeat-containing protein 34, whose protein sequence is MAAESVSERYRAVCGQQGVKINPLVLEKLEKSSTTRSFTLKLAGSSEQKLCDDDVSALSKCLQDNRTVTGLDLRYNNITDGGVGHLEELLEVEDSPLRSLDLTFNDILADGAEVLAACLQGNNTLLSLRLSGNKLGNAGAMRLAQMLQVNRTLQELQLADCDLETPAVIALAIALKHNPVLRSVDLSRPLLFSLQEEWAVHFSEMFGVNGRLAELHLGKMGLTDTGVERLAEGLKQNRSLRYLDLRCNHVTHDGAQHLAGVLRHNTSLQVLDLSANRIEDVGAEHLSGALSWPGCVLTELSVCRNNIRTKGLLSVAQALVNNPTLTHVYIWGNHPEEPACLAFRELISSGRLSPQHTDVRPYQVDGHVFLAEVWQSLRKHVYSADGDGQDSDDAAAPDEPDPRPDCSS, encoded by the exons ATGGCCGCTGAAAGTGTTTCTGAGCGTTACAGAGCCGTCTGTGGACAGCAGGGGGTGAAAATAAACCCGTTAGTGTTGGAGAAGCTGGAGAAAAGCTCAACAACCAG GAGCTTCACCTTGAAACTTGCAGGTAGCAGCGAGCAGAAACTTTGTGACGACGACGTCTCTGCTTTGTCTAAATGCCTCCAGGACAATCGGACCGTTACAG GTCTGGATTTGAGGTATAATAATATAACCGATGGAGGAGTTGGACACCTGGAGGAGCTGTTAGAG GTGGAGGACTCGCCTCTGCGCTCTCTGGACCTCACATTTAACGACATCCTGGCTGATGGAGCTGAAGTCCTGGCCGCCTGCCTGCAG GGCAACAACACCCTGCTCTCCCTCAGGCTGTCGGGCAACAAGCTGGGAAACGCAGGAGCCATGCGCCTGGCCCAGATGCTGCAGGTGAACCGGaccctgcaggagctgcagctggCCGACTGTGACCTG GAGACTCCCGCTGTGATCGCCCTCGCCATCGCTCTGAAACACAACCCGGTGCTTCGCTCCGTGGACCTGAGCCGCCCGCTGCTCTTCAGCCTCCAG GAGGAGTGGGCCGTGCACTTCTCTGAGATGTTTGGGGTGAACGGCCGCCTGGCGGAGCTCCATCTGGGGAAGATGGGCCTAACGGACACCGGCGTGGAGAGGCTGGCCGAGGGCCTAAAGCAGAACCGCAGCCTGCGGTACCTGGACCTGCGCTG CAACCATGTGACCCACGACGGCGCTCAGCATCTCGCCGGCGTCCTGAGACACAACACGTCCCTCCAGGTCCTGGACCTGTCCGCCAATCGGATCGAGGACGTTGGAGCCGAGCACCTGAGCGGCGCCCTCTCCTGGCCCGGCTGCGTCCTGACAGA GTTGTCCGTCTGCAGAAACAACATCAGGACGAAGGGTCTGCTGTCTGTGGCTCAGGCTCTGGTCAACAACCCGACTCTGACGCACGTCTACATCTGGGGAAACCACCCGGAGGAGCCGGCCTGCCTG GCCTTCAGGGAGCTGATCTCCAGCGGCCGTCTGTCGCCCCAGCACACCGACGTCCGGCCGTACCAGGTGGACGGTCACGTCTTCCTCGCCGAGGTCTGGCAGAGTCTGAGGAAACACGTTTACAGCGCAGACGGCGACGGCCAGGACTCTGACGACGCCGCCGCTCCAGACGAGCCGGATCCGCGTCCAGATTGTTCATCATGA
- the lrrc31 gene encoding leucine-rich repeat-containing protein 31 isoform X2, which translates to MESADGQRGRDGGSQRRSPLDVIMSQIRRKRSASDRKPLGRFLSRTSDRTGIPEDAESENKGRSPGVSASVESESDAGWGRLRVFLQKLGKKADSRSLSVAHCDLTATDLLELGSLLRFLPQLEEMDVSWNELIGGSLMTLTSHLQHVSGIRTLKLCSCRLNADDVAALAEAVGSAPLLEVLDLSWNSGVGGGALQSLLGKLPPSLRELHLVACQLTAADAAALGGSAALLPGLRLLDVSCNPRLAQEAGAGGFRELAAALSHAAALSALRLQGCGLDGACLHALGTSLRCLPSVRELDLSCNRGLAGGLSRLTCHLPHLTHLESLDLHLCCLSQADLEALVQVLPSLTALTELDVSSNKDAGGAVHLLVASLPPARVRRLPLSSCRLNEESFRALALAAPYLRSVDVSWCKVVGGRLSLLLDALQPSVVLELRLSGCSLTAADLQHLADACRLGRFSALRVLDLSYNGPVGDAGWSALFAAGGLGSLEEADVSLRPLTSAPCSAWLPALLGALPRMPALTRLAMRRWTAGEQEGKQLQHGVKNRKIRLEWDPEVSDDLNR; encoded by the exons ATGGAGTCTGCAG ACGGGCAGAGAGGACGGGACGGAGGCAGCCAGAGACGTTCCCCGCTGGACGTCATCATGAGTCAGATCCGCAGGAAACGCTCGGCCTCAGACAGGAAGCCCCTGGGACGCTTCCTGTCACGAACCTCGGACCGGACAGGGATCCCTGAGGACGCAGAGTCCGAGAACAAAGGACGCAGCCCAG GTGTTTCAGCCTCGGTGGAGAGCGAGAGCGATGCCGGCTGGGGGAGGCTGCGTGTTTTCCTGCAGAAGCTGGGCAAGAAGGCGGACAGCAGGAGTCTCAGCGTTGCTCACTGCGACCTGACGGCTACAGACCTGCTGGAGCTCG GATCGTTGCTCCGGTTCCTCCCTCAGCTGGAGGAGATGGACGTCTCATGGAATGAGCTGATTGGTGGAAGTCTGATGACGCTGACCTCTCACCTCCAACATGTGAGTGGGATCAGGACGCTGAAGCTCTGCAGCTGTCGGCTGAACGCAGACGACGTCGCTGCTCTGG CTGAAGCCGTCGGTTCCGCTCCACTTCTGGAGGTCCTCGACTTATCCTGGAACAGCGGCGTGGGTGGCGGCGCTTTGCAAAGCCTGCTGGGTAAACTTCCCCCGTCACTGCGGGAGCTCCACCTGGTGGCGTGCCAGCTGACTGCGGCGGACGCTGCAGCTCTGG GAGGATCGGCGGCTCTTCTGCCGGGACTCCGCCTGCTGGACGTCTCCTGCAACCCTCGCCTCGCACAGGAAGCGGGAGCCGGCGGCTTCAGAGAGCTGGCGGCCGCCCTGAGCCACGCCGCCGCCCTGAGCGCCCTGCGGCTGCAGGGCTGCGGGCTGGACGGCGCCTGCCTCCACGCTCTGG GTACTTCCCTCCGCTGCCTCCCCTCCGTCCGGGAGCTGGACCTGTCCTGTAACAGGGGTCTGGCTGGAGGCCTGAGCCGGCTCACCTGTCACCTGCCTCACCTCACGCACCTGGAGAGCCTCGACCTTCACCTGTGCTGCCTGTCCCAGGCGGACCTGGAGGCTTTAG TCCAGGTGCTGCCCTCTCTGACGGCGCTGACCGAGCTCGACGTTTCGTCCAATAAGGACGCGGGAGGCGCGGTGCACCTGCTGGTGGCCTCGCTGCCGCCGGCCCGCGTCAGGAGGCTGCCGCTCAGCAGCTGCCGGCTGAACGAGGAGTCCTTCAGAGCCCTGG CCCTGGCGGCGCCGTACCTGCGCAGCGTGGACGTCTCCTGGTGTAAAGTGGTGGGCGGTCGCCTGTCGCTGCTGCTGGACGCCCTGCAGCCGTCCGTCGTCCTGGAGCTGCGGCTCAGCGGCTGCAGCCTCACCGCCGCCGACCTGCAGCACCTAG CTGATGCGTGCAGACTGGGCCGGTTCTCCGCCCTGCGGGTTCTGGATCTGTCCTATAACGGCCCGGTGGGCGACGCCGGCTGGTCGGCGCTGTTTGCAGCCGGAGGCCTGGGCTCTCTGGAGGAGGCGGACGTCAGCCTCCGACCTTTGACCTCCGCTCCCTGCTCGGCCTGGCTGCCGGCGCTGCTCGGTGCGCTGCCCCGGATGCCGGCGCTGACCCGGCTGGCGATGCGGCGCTGGACGGCGGGCGAGCAGGAAGGGAAGCAGCTGCAGCACGGCGTGAAGAACCGGAAGATCCGGCTGGAGTGGGACCCGGAGGTCAGCGACGATTTAAACCGATGA
- the lrrc31 gene encoding leucine-rich repeat-containing protein 31 isoform X1, which translates to MESADGQRGRDGGSQRRSPLDVIMSQIRRKRSASDRKPLGRFLSRTSDRTGIPEDAESENKGRSPASFSGVSASVESESDAGWGRLRVFLQKLGKKADSRSLSVAHCDLTATDLLELGSLLRFLPQLEEMDVSWNELIGGSLMTLTSHLQHVSGIRTLKLCSCRLNADDVAALAEAVGSAPLLEVLDLSWNSGVGGGALQSLLGKLPPSLRELHLVACQLTAADAAALGGSAALLPGLRLLDVSCNPRLAQEAGAGGFRELAAALSHAAALSALRLQGCGLDGACLHALGTSLRCLPSVRELDLSCNRGLAGGLSRLTCHLPHLTHLESLDLHLCCLSQADLEALVQVLPSLTALTELDVSSNKDAGGAVHLLVASLPPARVRRLPLSSCRLNEESFRALALAAPYLRSVDVSWCKVVGGRLSLLLDALQPSVVLELRLSGCSLTAADLQHLADACRLGRFSALRVLDLSYNGPVGDAGWSALFAAGGLGSLEEADVSLRPLTSAPCSAWLPALLGALPRMPALTRLAMRRWTAGEQEGKQLQHGVKNRKIRLEWDPEVSDDLNR; encoded by the exons ATGGAGTCTGCAG ACGGGCAGAGAGGACGGGACGGAGGCAGCCAGAGACGTTCCCCGCTGGACGTCATCATGAGTCAGATCCGCAGGAAACGCTCGGCCTCAGACAGGAAGCCCCTGGGACGCTTCCTGTCACGAACCTCGGACCGGACAGGGATCCCTGAGGACGCAGAGTCCGAGAACAAAGGACGCAGCCCAG CCTC CTTTTCAGGTGTTTCAGCCTCGGTGGAGAGCGAGAGCGATGCCGGCTGGGGGAGGCTGCGTGTTTTCCTGCAGAAGCTGGGCAAGAAGGCGGACAGCAGGAGTCTCAGCGTTGCTCACTGCGACCTGACGGCTACAGACCTGCTGGAGCTCG GATCGTTGCTCCGGTTCCTCCCTCAGCTGGAGGAGATGGACGTCTCATGGAATGAGCTGATTGGTGGAAGTCTGATGACGCTGACCTCTCACCTCCAACATGTGAGTGGGATCAGGACGCTGAAGCTCTGCAGCTGTCGGCTGAACGCAGACGACGTCGCTGCTCTGG CTGAAGCCGTCGGTTCCGCTCCACTTCTGGAGGTCCTCGACTTATCCTGGAACAGCGGCGTGGGTGGCGGCGCTTTGCAAAGCCTGCTGGGTAAACTTCCCCCGTCACTGCGGGAGCTCCACCTGGTGGCGTGCCAGCTGACTGCGGCGGACGCTGCAGCTCTGG GAGGATCGGCGGCTCTTCTGCCGGGACTCCGCCTGCTGGACGTCTCCTGCAACCCTCGCCTCGCACAGGAAGCGGGAGCCGGCGGCTTCAGAGAGCTGGCGGCCGCCCTGAGCCACGCCGCCGCCCTGAGCGCCCTGCGGCTGCAGGGCTGCGGGCTGGACGGCGCCTGCCTCCACGCTCTGG GTACTTCCCTCCGCTGCCTCCCCTCCGTCCGGGAGCTGGACCTGTCCTGTAACAGGGGTCTGGCTGGAGGCCTGAGCCGGCTCACCTGTCACCTGCCTCACCTCACGCACCTGGAGAGCCTCGACCTTCACCTGTGCTGCCTGTCCCAGGCGGACCTGGAGGCTTTAG TCCAGGTGCTGCCCTCTCTGACGGCGCTGACCGAGCTCGACGTTTCGTCCAATAAGGACGCGGGAGGCGCGGTGCACCTGCTGGTGGCCTCGCTGCCGCCGGCCCGCGTCAGGAGGCTGCCGCTCAGCAGCTGCCGGCTGAACGAGGAGTCCTTCAGAGCCCTGG CCCTGGCGGCGCCGTACCTGCGCAGCGTGGACGTCTCCTGGTGTAAAGTGGTGGGCGGTCGCCTGTCGCTGCTGCTGGACGCCCTGCAGCCGTCCGTCGTCCTGGAGCTGCGGCTCAGCGGCTGCAGCCTCACCGCCGCCGACCTGCAGCACCTAG CTGATGCGTGCAGACTGGGCCGGTTCTCCGCCCTGCGGGTTCTGGATCTGTCCTATAACGGCCCGGTGGGCGACGCCGGCTGGTCGGCGCTGTTTGCAGCCGGAGGCCTGGGCTCTCTGGAGGAGGCGGACGTCAGCCTCCGACCTTTGACCTCCGCTCCCTGCTCGGCCTGGCTGCCGGCGCTGCTCGGTGCGCTGCCCCGGATGCCGGCGCTGACCCGGCTGGCGATGCGGCGCTGGACGGCGGGCGAGCAGGAAGGGAAGCAGCTGCAGCACGGCGTGAAGAACCGGAAGATCCGGCTGGAGTGGGACCCGGAGGTCAGCGACGATTTAAACCGATGA